In one Umezawaea sp. Da 62-37 genomic region, the following are encoded:
- a CDS encoding response regulator transcription factor gives MARVRVVVHSTDPMTYVGLTSYLKSRPEMVVVDKQDAGQADVAVFSTERLTSEAMNRLRELAAERTIPTVLMAGALTEAPLLAVVECGVVAILPRSAVTGEQLVDSIMAAAAGNGVMPRDILGKLLKRVEMLQREVLAPNGLNVAGLEPREVDVLRLIAEGWGTDEIAKELQYSERTVKNVIYNVTNRLKLRNRAHAVAYALRAGVI, from the coding sequence ATGGCACGGGTACGGGTCGTCGTACACAGCACGGACCCCATGACCTACGTCGGGCTGACGAGCTACCTCAAGTCGCGTCCCGAGATGGTCGTCGTCGACAAGCAGGACGCGGGACAGGCCGACGTCGCCGTGTTCTCGACCGAAAGGCTCACCTCGGAGGCCATGAACCGGCTCCGCGAGCTGGCCGCCGAGCGCACGATCCCGACGGTCCTGATGGCGGGGGCGCTCACCGAGGCCCCGCTGCTCGCGGTGGTGGAGTGCGGTGTGGTCGCGATACTGCCGAGGAGCGCGGTGACCGGCGAACAGCTGGTCGACAGCATCATGGCCGCGGCCGCGGGCAACGGCGTCATGCCGCGCGACATCCTGGGCAAGCTGCTCAAGCGCGTGGAGATGCTCCAGCGCGAGGTGCTGGCGCCCAACGGGCTCAACGTCGCGGGCCTGGAACCGCGGGAGGTGGACGTCCTCCGGCTGATCGCGGAGGGGTGGGGCACCGACGAGATCGCGAAGGAGCTCCAGTACTCGGAGCGCACCGTCAAGAACGTCATCTACAACGTCACGAACCGGTTGAAGTTGCGCAACCGCGCGCACGCCGTCGCCTACGCGCTTCGCGCGGGCGTGATCTGA